GACGCCCTGCATGACCAAGATGACCTCGAAGCCCTTTGGGCCCACGAGATCCCTTTGGCCCCTGCATACAGTGATCACTCCATTCATTTGGAGCAGACAAACTGAGGTACAAACTTCTTACATTCAGCTATATCCTATTAAGGGTAACATCCCACCAAGCAGCAAATGTCTATGGACAGTGAGAGGTAAGAAGTTGCTGTTTCACATCAACAAAATGATATTTAGAACATAGGTGCctttttaaatatatgaatCTACTAAGCAGTTTTTCAGATCTAGAATTCATATAAacagtacgtgtgtgtgtgtgtgtgtgtgtcaaagtcGGTACAAAACTTCAGGTTTACTAGATGCCCACCTCACAGCTAGCTTTTGTTTCAACCAGCAGGTCTTTAAACAAAAAGGCATAACTGCAATGGGAAcaatatcacacacacacttgtgtgTCATACTTCCGACTCTAGCATTGCCAACCCCTTGCAGGGTTTTCCACCATGCACACACTGTGTTTCCATTCATTCTGCGTGCCTACCATGCTCCCCCTGTCTCCAGGCTTTCCTCTGGAtccctcctcccccctcttccctGCAGCGCCCCATTGGCCTGGGTCTCCCTGCACCAGCACAACAGAATGGCCTTAACATACTGCACAGTGGGAGATTTTCACTGAATGTGTCTCAGCCAGTTCTTCACCTTCTGTCCTGGGTTTCCAGGGATGCCGCGCTCCCCCTGCAGAGACACACAGATTCATCAGCCAAGGCAGTCACATAATGTCTAACAGGAACAAATGCAGGAGcaatgttttttcttattttgattttgatgtCTTCACCTTCTCTCCCTTCAGGCCTGTTTTTCCTTTGACACCTTTATCACCCTAATCAATAAAAATAGCAAGTGTAATCAgaaaatatgtataaaatgtataaatgtataacagttaaaaaaacaacaacacttaCACTGAATCCCCTTTGCCCCTTATTGCcctacaaaaacacacaaaggtaGTTAGTATCAGTAgtattaaaacaaaatacaaatagcAAACTGATGGCAAATGGGAAACTGCTGTTTGGTTTCCAGACAGGAGTCAGGATGAGTGTGAATAACATATATGTCTACATGTGGTCAGGACTAACTCATCCATTCAGCGCAGTCTTTAATGTAGTTTATGGGATGTGTCCTAAATCAGGTAGTATATACTATGGCAATGGCTGGTTAgtcatataaataatatatccAGGCTTTAATGTACCTTCATCATCCCAGGAGTTCCTATGTCTCCATACAGGCCCCTCCAGCCTCTGTCTCCCTTCTCTCCCTGTGGAAAGATTGACTCATATCAGCTCATATTTTCACTGTGTAAAAATTTAGATTTGTACATTATTTCAATAAATGCAACATTGATGATGTCTATCACATCTAATATTCCTAAAACCTATAACAATGGTAAAAGGAAACTAAATACTGATGACATCTGGCTTTGGATGGAAAGGCAACTGATACACCTGAGAACCAGTTAGTGATATGTTTTCTATGCttggtgtttcctgtaaaaacaTGAAACTTTGCCCCTTTTTAGAGGATGACCTAAACTGTATAAGATGAGTCATTTATACTTATTGAAAGACCTTGGTGTGCACAAGAAATAAAAGGTAGCACAAGCATTACAACCATAATTAATAACAAAATCAACCCTGGCAGCCAACAGCAAACCAAGAGCAAATGCCCCCACCCATTTGTGGGGGGTTGGAGGTGTTACACAAagactttctttttcattttttcaccacTGTTTCAATTCTCTGGAATTCTTTATTTTACATGTTAGGTCTCTTTATCCATTACTTTTACACCTgacatttcagttcagttttagttatacagcgccaaatcacaacaacagtcacctcaaggcgctttatattgaccctacaataacacatacagagaaaacccaacaatcatatgaccccctatgagcaagcacgttggtgacagtgggaaggaaaaactcccttttaacctCTGACAGAACTTCCTCCTTCTTTTCTCCTCATTTTACTTCTTTTAGTTCTTGAATTAAATAGTAATTTCTGTTTCTATTTGATCAGAGCAAGTCTTTCCTTGTTACCCCCATATTACCATGTATTCAGTGTTGTGGTGTATGTCTGTATGGACGGACTTTGTATAACCTTTTGACCTGGCTGTCCCATGGCTCCTTGCATTCCACCTTCTCCCTCTGGACCTAACACACCAAGCTGACCCTGAAATACACTCACCAGTTAGCTTTTGCTTTTATGAAGTCTTACATGCAATATTTATGTGCCTGAAAAGATGGGATAACTGTCTTACACTGTACCTTCGGTCCTTTGGCTCCCCTGCAGCCCTGTAACAGTAACAGTACCATTACTGAAATAGTACAAATGGGTGGGGGTGTGGgtgtttttaaatatgtaaaaagaaGGTCCTGCATACTTTTTCTCCTTTAGGTCCTGTGATGTGTTCTGTTATGTCAACCTGGAGAGTTACagagaaattacaaaaaattaGTTGTTTTACATCTTGCTTCAAttttcaaaccttttttttctttgaatgaATCAATGTGGGTGCTAAAGGTTAGGCTAAAGGCTAAAGGGTTTGAAACATTTATTCCTGAAGAAAGTCTTAAAggaattattttaaaacaaagctAATTTGTGGGTGACAGAGAGGGGGGAGATCATCACCATTAACTCTGCTTTCCATTTGATTGGAGGAAACATAGgtggtggaagaggaggagggatgAAGACTTCACATTTTGAAACTGACCACCTGCTACCTCTACTGGATGGGAATCCTGCACAGGCAGACAGTACAAAAATCATGTTAATTACTGTGTTCCCTGTGTATTCTGGGAAAGGAGGGCACTGAGATCAATCCGATCTATAGTCATGACATAGTGAAGGTTTTAGGCAGTATGTGAAGTGAAAATCTTAACAAAGAAGGTCATGAACACTTTCTAAATACAAATTACATCTTGTGTTTGTGATTTTACGTACCATCCATGACATCATGTTATCCAGAGAGATCCTATGATCAAGGCTCTGTGGCTAAGGCATTAAATATTGTGGGGCATTGATTCTTGATTTGTATATTTCACTGTCTGACTTGCACTACTGCCTGCACAGCAGTCATGCTGCTGCATGTGCAGTCACCAACCACCTTTCCACTCTTTATTCTCTTCAAAGCAGCCCACACTTCATCCTTGCTAATGCCCTGCACAAGTGTGGGCAGCTATGAAGAGAATGAAGAATGGAAAGGTGGTTGGCAGATTTCTAGGAGAGAGGGCAGCAGACCTTTTGTGGGCGTTTTAACCAGACTGTTCACCACAATCTTGGAGAAAGAGAAGATGCCCGAGGAATGGAAAAGAAATGTACTGGTACCGATCCCAAaacgttgattctgttcatctggacgttttcagtgagagaaatgttttgtcactcatccaagtgacttcttcagtctcagctgactgcaggtttccaacattataaacagtacatttgcataatgactgaaactagcaccactgaaggaacaatgggctgagAGGTCAGTTCGTTgattattaaaatgtaaattgtcatgaccattgatcaacagcTAGTGATCAAAGACCAGCGTTTCTCCAGTCCTGCCATATTTTATACATcgaggaaaccaaacaacctccgGCAAACTGGATGGCACAACAGAACAGCTGCCTCGTCAGGCTCGGCAGTCTATTCatacctacaggccagtggacactctttcaatgatgaggatgtacacatcctggacaggaaggaacgctggtttgagcgcggagtcaaggaggccttCCTTAGTTCATTCTGTTGTTCAAGTACTGCGTGTCGGCCCACACTCTGCCTGCCACAGCACTAACCATAGCAACATCTTTCACCATGTGACAATGCTGCCATTCCCCAacactctgtgaatggtactcatggccattgatcaatggttgttaatcaatggtcatgacagtttgcatattaatgatcaaggagcTGACCTCAcattcattcagtgggctggtttcagttattgtgcaaatgtactgtttataagattggggaaacctgcagtcagctgagactagacttgtagtcaagaccgcctaaaccgagaccaagacaagaccaagagcagagggtatcgagaccaagacaagaccaagtcGAGACAAAAAaattctttaaactgcagccagatgctgcagttttttacaggtgtcaggcatatttatgtgtttttgcctttgcacagccctcctcaccgctgtctactgtctcactcacttactgagaggacagacgcacgctccacttgactgttgcgtctctcaccctcggtgtttttcacataatgatattatcctatatcctcgcatgtgattggccacaatatggagggattggagcatagctgagccactgtgtgagagctgagcagcgaaaggaaattaagtgagggtagaaatgactgaaacattaataggctctgttttgagttttgttcaaaaaagaatgccttcatataggaaaaaaaaaaatatatcacatatgcaggacaccttaaactagttttttaattaagcagcaaggcagaacaaagtcgggcctgtatcaagacacagggactaaaccccaattcaaccagacccagaactgatccggaattaaaacaggactacaacagtaaccaagacagaaccagaatcagaactagatgatagtagcactgaaaatcatcatagacctgcactacacttattttttaattctaccaaagtacactatttagattcagaaaagtttatataattatttagccttgttgtgcaaacaagcctgcataacttaataaatatagaatttgaaaagtaacaaatggtatctaaaaagtTACACTAGGTACGAGATACATGTTCtataaacaaccatttgactaacacgtctctctcagctggctcttgttccatctctgttcctgtctctccctctttgtgctgacaatcaagccaaacaccaacatcatcaaatatacagtggaaaccagatatttacatactcttcagataaaaacacaaacacttttttaattgtaacatcaaatcagactaaatgtttattttttttagattgataaatataaaaacatatttgttaaatttaagagtaaagagagtatttcttaattgcaagtggcaccaaattgtatttaaaattgagccacacttatggagctccacaattcttttcctggtgttttggttgatatctcttgattttcccatgtcaaagaaacaggctctgtgtgccttatatgcatccacaggtgtgccaccaaattactcacatggactctactaacctatcagaagcttcttaagctcagaatggaatcgtctggagttttcttattaattaacaataaacttagtgtatatgtactctgAAATCTGATGAGAGTGATAAAAAATAGCTCCCTCTCGCTTTATTTTGACattaaactaattcaaaagatatttcaatatttatttatctaaaacaaaacaagtttactctaaattgatgtttaa
This DNA window, taken from Oreochromis niloticus isolate F11D_XX linkage group LG16, O_niloticus_UMD_NMBU, whole genome shotgun sequence, encodes the following:
- the LOC102076602 gene encoding collagen alpha-3(IV) chain isoform X1 encodes the protein MIFVLSACAGFPSSRGSRWSVSKCEVFIPPPLPPPMFPPIKWKAELMVDITEHITGPKGEKGCRGAKGPKGQLGVLGPEGEGGMQGAMGQPGQKGEKGDRGWRGLYGDIGTPGMMKGNKGQRGFSGDKGVKGKTGLKGEKGERGIPGNPGQKGDPGQWGAAGKRGEEGSRGKPGDRGSMGPKGSRGPKGLRGHLGHAGRHGQTGEPGLPGQVYILPGMEGETGNPGPPATCNCSQVQTPQRLVDRVHTVFVADGEKVMRRLRVENVMVLRTDRKALYIYTESQWINVLVTHCNNRMETQDPTHNTQLSDV
- the LOC102076602 gene encoding macrophage receptor MARCO isoform X2, translating into MLTQLILGWTALLSSLPSAASSITTRFPSSRGSRWSVSKCEVFIPPPLPPPMFPPIKWKAELMVDITEHITGPKGEKGCRGAKGPKGQLGVLGPEGEGGMQGAMGQPGQKGEKGDRGWRGLYGDIGTPGMMKGNKGQRGFSGDKGVKGKTGLKGEKGERGIPGNPGQKGDPGQWGAAGKRGEEGSRGKPGDRGSMGPKGSRGPKGLRGHLGHAGRHGQTGEPGLPGQVYILPGMEGETGNPGPPATCNCSQVQTPQRLVDRVHTVFVADGEKVMRRLRVENVMVLRTDRKALYIYTESQWINVLQDPRH
- the LOC102076602 gene encoding macrophage receptor MARCO isoform X3, translated to MQDLLFTYLKTPTPPPICTISVMVLLLLQGCRGAKGPKGQLGVLGPEGEGGMQGAMGQPGQKGEKGDRGWRGLYGDIGTPGMMKGNKGQRGFSGDKGVKGKTGLKGEKGERGIPGNPGQKGDPGQWGAAGKRGEEGSRGKPGDRGSMGPKGSRGPKGLRGHLGHAGRHGQTGEPGLPGQVYILPGMEGETGNPGPPATCNCSQVQTPQRLVDRVHTVFVADGEKVMRRLRVENVMVLRTDRKALYIYTESQWINVLVTHCNNRMETQDPTHNTQLSDV